A part of Coriobacteriia bacterium genomic DNA contains:
- a CDS encoding ATP-binding protein — MKPDAIADLVALLAFAVATYFALRVPIQAPAVGRLVKYSTLAVAAMYALVSVSNLLEHAGVTAFFDVYEDFAEVLYVPLVASAIYSRLGAERLVAARRAEEAIRSEHELLTSIVETTPTGILVVDADGVVYFANELAERMLERVVPGQLDLGAIVRSGGLPRHREPVGSGEDIVYVAVRCTLLSAGAAGPERAVVVLEDVTDRVRNDVQAEEYRQGLERAIDLRTGELLEVNRRLQYASDAKQQFLTKMSHELRTPLNAIIGFSEIMLKGLSGPLTDEQATQLGMVRNSGQHLLEMVNDVLDISRLEAGYSPVSVSTVDVGAHMRDLVASMGAIAAIHQVALVCDCSGAQVAATDAEKLDQIVRNLISNAVKFTDPGGRVTVTVAPDKDYVAISVADTGIGIAEEHHERIFEAFQQVETPNRTRPQGTGLGLVICRELCGVLGCVLTVESAPQKGSVFTVTLPRQYPGHLVIL; from the coding sequence GTGAAGCCCGACGCGATCGCCGACCTGGTGGCACTGCTCGCGTTCGCCGTGGCGACGTACTTCGCGTTACGTGTGCCCATTCAGGCCCCGGCGGTCGGGCGTCTCGTCAAGTACTCCACGCTCGCCGTGGCCGCGATGTACGCCCTCGTGAGCGTCTCCAACCTTCTCGAGCACGCGGGAGTCACCGCATTCTTCGATGTCTACGAGGACTTCGCCGAGGTGCTCTACGTGCCATTGGTGGCGTCAGCAATCTACAGTCGGCTCGGCGCCGAACGGCTGGTGGCCGCGCGGCGTGCCGAAGAGGCGATCCGGAGCGAGCACGAGCTGCTGACGAGCATCGTTGAGACCACCCCCACGGGCATCCTGGTCGTCGATGCAGACGGCGTCGTGTACTTCGCCAACGAACTCGCGGAGCGCATGCTCGAACGTGTGGTTCCGGGGCAGCTGGACCTGGGTGCCATCGTCCGTTCGGGCGGGCTTCCGCGCCACCGGGAGCCGGTTGGGAGTGGCGAGGACATCGTCTACGTGGCGGTACGCTGTACCCTGCTCTCCGCGGGGGCGGCCGGACCGGAGCGCGCAGTGGTGGTGCTCGAGGACGTGACCGATCGCGTGCGCAACGACGTGCAGGCCGAGGAGTACCGCCAGGGCCTCGAGCGGGCGATCGATCTCCGAACGGGTGAACTGCTGGAGGTGAACCGCCGGCTACAGTACGCGAGCGACGCGAAGCAGCAGTTCCTCACGAAGATGAGCCACGAACTGCGCACTCCGCTCAACGCGATCATCGGTTTCAGCGAGATCATGCTCAAAGGGCTCTCCGGTCCGCTCACCGACGAGCAGGCGACTCAGCTGGGGATGGTGCGGAACTCGGGCCAGCATCTGCTCGAGATGGTCAACGACGTGCTCGACATATCGCGGCTCGAGGCAGGGTACAGCCCGGTGTCGGTCTCGACGGTCGATGTGGGCGCACACATGCGAGATCTCGTCGCCTCGATGGGCGCGATAGCGGCGATCCACCAGGTCGCACTCGTGTGCGACTGCTCCGGTGCGCAAGTGGCGGCGACCGACGCCGAAAAGCTCGATCAGATCGTGCGGAATCTCATCTCCAACGCAGTGAAGTTCACTGATCCGGGCGGGCGCGTCACGGTGACTGTCGCACCTGACAAGGACTACGTCGCAATCTCGGTGGCCGACACGGGAATCGGCATCGCCGAGGAGCATCACGAGCGGATCTTCGAAGCGTTCCAACAGGTCGAAACGCCGAACCGGACACGGCCCCAGGGCACCGGTCTCGGGCTGGTCATCTGTCGCGAACTGTGTGGGGTGCTGGGCTGCGTGTTGACAGTTGAGAGCGCGCCGCAGAAAGGGTCCGTCTTCACGGTCACTCTGCCGCGCCAGTACCCCGGTCATCTGGTCATCCTGTAA
- the msrB gene encoding peptide-methionine (R)-S-oxide reductase MsrB, which produces MKQYAIERDEDGWRSLLSPEEYRVLREAGTEAPFTGAYVDAEDPGAYRCRACGNPLFRSETKFHSGCGWPSFFEPVSPDAVEERVDSSHGMTRTEIRCRACGSHLGHVFTDGPQPTGLRYCMNSIALDFDPAAQR; this is translated from the coding sequence ATGAAGCAGTATGCGATCGAACGCGATGAGGATGGCTGGCGGTCGCTTCTCAGTCCCGAGGAGTACCGGGTGCTCAGAGAGGCGGGCACCGAAGCGCCGTTCACGGGCGCATATGTCGATGCCGAGGACCCGGGCGCCTATCGCTGCCGGGCCTGCGGAAACCCCCTCTTCCGCTCCGAGACCAAGTTCCATTCCGGGTGTGGTTGGCCGAGCTTCTTCGAGCCCGTGTCGCCCGATGCGGTGGAGGAGCGTGTCGACTCCAGCCACGGCATGACGCGCACCGAGATCCGGTGCCGTGCCTGCGGATCACATCTCGGCCACGTCTTCACGGACGGCCCGCAGCCGACGGGTCTCCGCTACTGCATGAACTCGATCGCACTCGACTTCGATCCTGCTGCGCAGCGGTAG
- a CDS encoding TIGR00300 family protein — MPHRPYEDVRITGHLIDSGIMSQIMDDIVALDGEFETLTFEVGRTNQDASVAVLRIRGRDEAHTDKILGVIGQLGAEPLDVADVRTTPAPANGVFPEGFYATTNLETAVRMGGRWVPVAGPEMDLGIVIEGETAHTVAMADVRADEAIVVGYAGVRVRPIERPRDKQEFEFMNSEVSAEKPKALVIRDVAHMLRRVKGRGQSIILVVGPAVVHTGAAEHLARLVRMGYVSVLFGGNAVAVHDIESALYGTSLGVSMEAGVPTVGGHEHHLRAINRIRACGGIRQAVEQGVLTEGLMHMLVTTGTPYVLAGSIRDDGPLPDVITDVLESQRTMRTYCQQAGACIMLSTMLHSIATGNLLPAEVTTVCVDINPAVVTKLADRGSFQTIGIVTDVGLFLEMLADELERT, encoded by the coding sequence ATGCCCCACCGCCCGTACGAGGACGTACGCATCACCGGTCACCTCATCGACTCGGGGATCATGTCCCAGATCATGGACGACATCGTCGCGCTCGACGGTGAGTTCGAGACGCTTACCTTCGAGGTGGGCCGCACCAACCAGGACGCCTCCGTGGCGGTGCTCCGCATCCGCGGACGCGACGAAGCGCACACCGACAAGATCCTCGGCGTGATCGGGCAGCTCGGCGCTGAGCCGCTCGACGTCGCCGACGTTCGCACGACGCCCGCACCAGCCAACGGCGTCTTCCCCGAGGGGTTCTACGCGACCACCAATCTCGAGACCGCGGTGCGGATGGGCGGACGGTGGGTGCCCGTAGCCGGTCCGGAGATGGACCTCGGCATCGTCATCGAAGGCGAGACGGCGCACACCGTAGCGATGGCCGACGTGCGTGCCGACGAGGCGATCGTGGTCGGCTACGCCGGTGTCCGCGTGCGACCGATCGAGCGGCCGCGCGACAAGCAGGAGTTCGAGTTCATGAACTCGGAGGTCTCAGCCGAGAAGCCCAAGGCACTCGTCATTCGCGATGTCGCCCACATGCTTCGCCGGGTCAAAGGACGCGGTCAGAGCATCATCCTGGTGGTGGGGCCGGCAGTCGTTCACACGGGGGCGGCCGAGCACCTTGCGCGCCTCGTGCGCATGGGGTACGTCTCGGTGCTCTTCGGCGGCAACGCCGTTGCCGTACACGACATCGAAAGCGCGCTCTACGGCACCTCGCTCGGCGTCTCCATGGAAGCCGGCGTGCCCACCGTGGGCGGCCATGAGCACCACCTGCGGGCGATCAACCGGATCCGCGCCTGTGGCGGCATCCGCCAGGCGGTTGAGCAGGGCGTGCTGACCGAAGGCCTGATGCACATGCTGGTGACGACCGGCACGCCGTACGTCCTCGCCGGCTCGATCCGTGACGACGGTCCGCTACCCGACGTGATCACGGACGTACTTGAGTCACAGCGTACGATGCGCACGTACTGTCAGCAGGCAGGCGCGTGCATCATGCTTTCGACGATGCTGCACTCTATCGCGACAGGGAACCTGCTGCCCGCCGAGGTGACCACCGTCTGCGTGGACATCAACCCCGCGGTGGTTACGAAGCTCGCCGACCGGGGCAGCTTCCAGACGATCGGTATCGTGACCGACGTCGGCCTGTTCCTGGAGATGCTCGCCGACGAGCTCGAGCGCACCTGA
- a CDS encoding toast rack family protein — MTSNTIHRAAAVLASLALVATAGCVRVELPEGEYESASEVIESGDATELAVSMEIAAGKLAVTGGAEGALDAAFDFSRETWRPDVSYEVTDGTGRLSVRTPRVPNFTMQGGLRYDWDVALPSDLPLELAVDMGAGEADLDLRGTQLREIRVNLGAGDSTIDLSGAWDDDITGEINAGAGSLTLKVPADVGVRIVGYRDGLGSYRADGFEQDGDALVNDAYETAEVRFDLVLRRGLGDVTIETIE; from the coding sequence ATGACCAGCAACACGATCCATCGCGCGGCTGCGGTACTCGCCAGTCTCGCACTCGTCGCTACTGCGGGGTGCGTCCGTGTCGAACTGCCGGAAGGCGAGTACGAGTCCGCCTCCGAGGTGATCGAGTCGGGCGATGCGACGGAGCTCGCCGTGTCGATGGAGATAGCGGCCGGCAAGCTCGCAGTGACCGGCGGGGCCGAAGGGGCGCTCGACGCCGCCTTCGACTTCAGCCGGGAAACATGGCGTCCCGACGTGTCGTACGAAGTCACGGACGGCACCGGCCGACTCTCGGTGCGGACCCCGCGGGTGCCGAACTTCACCATGCAGGGCGGGCTGCGCTACGACTGGGACGTGGCGTTGCCAAGCGATCTGCCGCTCGAGCTTGCGGTGGACATGGGCGCGGGTGAGGCCGATCTCGACCTGCGCGGCACGCAGCTCCGGGAGATCCGTGTGAATCTCGGCGCGGGTGACTCGACGATCGACCTGTCGGGCGCATGGGACGACGACATCACCGGTGAGATCAATGCCGGCGCGGGTTCGCTGACGCTCAAGGTGCCCGCCGACGTGGGCGTACGGATCGTCGGCTACCGCGACGGGCTTGGTTCCTACCGTGCGGATGGCTTCGAGCAAGACGGCGACGCGCTCGTGAACGACGCGTATGAGACTGCCGAGGTGCGTTTCGACCTGGTGCTGAGGCGCGGGCTCGGCGATGTGACGATCGAGACCATCGAGTAG